Part of the Candidatus Hydrogenedentota bacterium genome is shown below.
CGTGCGGCGCGCATTCTGTAATTTTCCGCCCAGACAGTGTCCCGAGTAGTCCATGGCGATCGGCGACTCCAGATCTTCGTCGAATGCCCACCATCCGATCAGGCCCGGCTCCTGAGTGTCACCCTTGATTACGTGTTTTGCGAGTTGGCCCTTAAGCGCTTGCTCGCGTGCTACATGCTCCTTGTAGGCGGTGTCGTAGGGACCCATGCCGATGTCTTCGGGAAGAAGGTCCACATGCGGCGGCGGCATCGTCGCGAATACTTCCCGTACGGCATCGAGATAGCCGAAGCCATATTCGCGATACGGCGCCAGGTAATGGCCTTCGCTCCATTCGTTCCAGTTGTCCAACAGCAGCATCTTGCTGCCCAGCTCCGTTGCGGGAAACGTCGCAATGATGTCTTTGGCCTTCCCGAGTAGCGTCTTGAAATCATCGGGAGGAATCTTCCAAATTGTGCCTTCGTCGTGCCAGCCGCTCCATGCCTGAGACACCGTGACGACTTGTGGAATGATGCCTATTTGCTGGGTCTTTGTAATGTAATCGACTTGTGCCTCGATTGCTTTTGCAGGGGTCGGGTTATCCGGTACGTACCACACGTAGGCAAACGTGTAATCGAGTCCGATGCGCCTCATCAGCTTCAGGTGTTCCGCATCAAGACCCCGGTATTCGCCCAGAATGTACAAACCGTCGAATCCTGCGTCTTTGCAGGCCTGCCTCATCAAATCGAACGCTTTCACAACATTCTCTTCGCTTCCCAGGTCGTCGATGAGGAATTCAGGACGATAGATGAAGAGCAGCGGCTTATTGTCAATCTTGAGATAGTTGGATCGCTTGAAATAGTTCTCGATCCAGAAGGGGAGCAGGTTTCCCATGAGGTCCTTCTCGTCCGAAACTCCGGCACGCCCCCGTGATTGGTTCTCCCACATGATTGTGAAGTTCATGATGTCGCCGAACTTCGATTTGAACAATGCGTCATGAATAGCGCTGCTGAAGTTCATCTCTATGGGACCACCTTGGCTGGCGCGATACCAGCAGTAGATGAAGAAGTTCACTCCGTGCTCCACGGCCCACTTTGTTTCCCAATCGGCAACCTCCGGATTCTCTTGAGAATAGAAACCGAGAGCAGGTGTGCGTTCCGGGTGTTTGAGCACTTGCGCCCACATGTTGGGCTTGTCGGCTTCCCAGAGCGGGCAATTGTGCGCACCGACCAGAATCTCAGTTTTAACGGGCACGGGATCGGGGATGTACGGAAGCTTCTGCACTTCCACGGGGGGGAGCACATTCAGCGTAAGTGTTGCCGTTGGTCCGCCTGCATTGCCCGCTCGGACCGCTGCCGCAAGTGCGAACGTCCCCGGCACATCGAATTCCACGCTCCAAGTCACTTCACGCTTGCTTCGCGCGTCCAGCGTTAGCGACTGTGCAGAAGGCGCGTCCTTTAAATGCACTCCCTCCTGCAGTACCAGTGATACCTCGGCTGAGACCGGGGTGTCTCCTGTGTTTTCAACCACGAGGCTAACGCCAACTACTCGTTGCGCCCTGAAGATGGGTCTGTCCGGTTCAAAGCGGCTTATGGATATATCGGCCCACGATGAACAGACGCAGACAATAAAGACAAGCCAGGCAATCCCATGACAACTACGCATATGCCCCCCTGAAGCTTCTGGCCGTTACGGATGATGAACGAATCCTACCAGTGAAGCGGGAGTTCTTGGAAGCAGGAAGTCTGGGATTACTGGTTCTGCAGGACGTCAAGCATGGCAGCGACATTTTCGGGTCGCGCGTCGCCAGGCACCGCGTGCGCTGGTGAGGCGAACAAACCGCCGTTTTCACCAACGCGCTCCAGAAGCTGTCGGACGTGAGTCCGAACCTCATGGGGTGTAGCGTAGGGCAGGATTTGCTGTGTGCTTATACCACCGTGAAAGCAAAGCCGATCGCCGTAGCGTGCTTTTGCGTCGAAGACGTCAATGACCTCCGGTTGAAACGGATTGAATACGTCGATGCCTGCGTCGATCAGGTCGGGGAACAATTCGTCCACCTTTCCACATGAATGGATGAATACGAATTTCCCGTGCTTCTTTACATGCGAGTACATGCATCGAGCTCGGGGAAGGATGAATTTCCGCCAGAGATCGCGGCCCATCAAGAGGCCGCGTTGACTCCCCCAGTCGTCGCCGAAATACATCGCATCGATAGCGTATTTGCAGGCACGGTCGATCACGGCAAGATTGAACTCCAGTATGCGGTCAAGCAATGCGTGAACGAACTCGGGTTGAGCTACCATTCCCATCAAGACGTTTTCCATGCCTGCCAAGGTCCAAGCGCGCTCGAAGAGCGAGAAACCTAGGTTCGCAATGATGAAGCGATCGTCTTGTTGCTCTTTTGACTTGGGAAAGCCCTCGTAGCGCGTTGAGTCATTGGGGTCGGGCAATTCGAACGAGTGGACGTTCTCCGGAGTGACCAGGCTGTTGCATACAACACCGATATCCTTGTCGACAGACCGGTCCCACAGCACTCCAAAAGGATCGCGCCAGACATTCGGCGCCGTCTCCGTCCATGCATTTGCCGGGTTTGTGTCCAGCAGGGTGAGGCAATTGCCCAGCGCCGTCTCGAAATCCGAGTGGCCGAAGTATCCAACCATCACCGCGCGCGCCTTCTGTGTAAACTCCACGTTGTACGGCACGAAATCGGGCTGCTCGTGGCGAAGCGTCGCCAGCACACGCTCACGGTTCGTCATGGTTCACACACCAGCCGGGATACCTCATTCCGATCAAAAGGTCAATTCCTTCTCCGACTCGACGTTCTTCAGGAGATCCTCTTTCTTGAACCATGTCGGCTTGAATGTGCGTTCGGCATACAATTTCTGAGCCTGATCTACGTGATGGGGGGAGGCCGGGTCTGCGCTCTGACCCCAATTCAGAATGCTGTATGACTCGATGCCGTCGCGATGAAGGAGCGTGAGCAGAATTGTGTGCGAGCCGCCTACACCGACGAACTTCCCGGATCCCTTAGGCTCCTCACGGCAATCCACATCCATGACAGTCTCCGTGCGGTCCATCTGTCCACCACCGCCAAACTCTGCGCCGGGACAGGCAAAGTACTTGCCGTTGCGTCCAATGAGATTGATGTCGCCCCACGTGATATCCAATGTGCCGTAGACCTTCTTCATTTCAGCCACAGCGTCATCAAGCTTGTCGAGCAAGAGACTCTGATTCTCAGTGCTCAGGGGCTTGCCCTGAGCTATGTCTGGCATGGGAAGGCTTTGCTCGCACTTTAAGCGCCAATAGCGCATATAGGGTCCGGCCTTGCTGTCTCTCGTGAAGAAACCATCCCAACCGAGAATCACCGAGACGGCGCGTGCAAAATCCGGGTTCGACTTATGCAGGTCTTTATGGGCGTCCAAGGCCTCGCGTAGCGCCTTCTGCCAGGGTTTTGCAGAGATATCGTAGACATCGAGCGCATACTTCATCGCTTCATCTTTGGTTACGGAAGAATCCGCGTCGATCAGTTCCACCAGTCTTGCTCCGCGAGGAGTCTGATAGTCCCACGTCACGTTGTACAGGTACGGCTTGTACTTGTCCGGAGTCATCGGAGATTCCTTCATCATGTTCTCCGGGCTGATATTGCAGTTGACGAAGTAACCTTGAGGCGGGTTTTCCATTTGTACGAGCTCGTCTATCTTGTGAATGCCCTTCCATCGTGTGGCTTCCGTGCCGCCCGGCACCGGGACAGACCAGTTATACCCTTCCGGACGCACGGGCGTATTGCCGTTTCGAAGATACCGGATGTTGCCTTCCGTGTCAGCGAAGGACACGTTTACCTCTACCAACTGGAGCATGGACAAAGCCTGGTAGAACTCGCTGCAATTCTTGGCGGAGACCATCTGCAGGAGTTGCTCAAGGACCCGGCTCTCGCCGAAGTAGGGTGATGCTCCGCAGTACGCGATCCCTTTTGCCGTGTCAGGTTCTGCAATCACCGGGCCGTAAAGCGAATAGACCATGGGCTTCTGCAGAGTGGGATTGTCCTTTATTGCGATGGAGGTCATCTTGACATCGAACTCGCGCCACTCTCCGTTGTACTGGTATTGAAGCGGGTTCTGCGGATTCAGCTTCACCATGTACACGTCGGCTGTGTCGGGTCCGCCGACGCAGTATGCCCAAGCCACGTGTCCCGAATGCCCCACGGCTGGCAGCGGGGTTCCCACCATCCAGAAGCCGCACAGATCGACATTCCCGGCATGCATGCGCCCTTCGTAAAAGAGCTCCATCCCTTCCCATGTAAGGTGCGGGTCGGCCAGAAAGATCGGGCAGCCTTCCGCCGAGCGGGACGGTCCGATGGCGAAGGCATTTGAGCCAAATGAGGGCGCCTTATCCTTTCGGCTGAGTTCTCGCATGACCGTCTCCAGCGGCCAATTCAACATCATGGCCCGCTGGATGGCCGCGCATTGCCAACCGTGCAACTCCACAGCAAATGGAGGCTTCTTGTCGGGGTACTCGGACACATACGCTTCGACGCCCCGCATGAAGTTGTCTCCCAGCTCGGTTATGTAAGATGGGGCGGTTGTCCAGTACTTCTTGCACAGTTCGTCGTTGCCCACAAGGCGCATGATGTAGTCGCGTTCGGCGAATTGAGGGCCAAACACTTCGGATAGCGTACCGGTCGCGATTCGCACGTTCTTGTAGATATCCTCAAGCCGATCCTCGGCCTGGGCATATCCCATCGCGTAAGCGGCTTCCGCCAGCGTTTCTGCGTAAACGTGTGGGGTGCCCCACGTATCACGAAAGAGAGTTGCCTTGTGGGCATCGTTTGCGCCGGCACTCGCCAACAGCGAACCCGCAAGACAGGCCCATATTGTGAAGTTGAGAGCACGGATCGCCTCTCTCTTCGAATCACGCGTTGCTATCACGATACCCCCTCATGTCACGCGCCTCCCGGCGCAATTTCGAAGCTTGTGGTGAGTCATCTACTTCGATCGCGTATCGAAAGGCGGCACAATCGCGCGCACCGAAGCACGCTCCAGCAATTCAGGAGTGACCCATTCCGTAATTAGGTCCATTGGACCCCGATTTTCGATTACTCTAACCAGCAACTTCGCCGTCATTTCTCCCATCACGTGAGGGAGCGTGTCCACCGTCGTCAGCGGAGGGCCCAGCAGTTCCGCGAAATCGATGCCATCGAATCCGACCACGCTCAAGTCGCCCGGAATGTCGAGGGAGAGTTCGTGAGCGGCCCG
Proteins encoded:
- a CDS encoding glycoside hydrolase family 99-like domain-containing protein → MRSCHGIAWLVFIVCVCSSWADISISRFEPDRPIFRAQRVVGVSLVVENTGDTPVSAEVSLVLQEGVHLKDAPSAQSLTLDARSKREVTWSVEFDVPGTFALAAAVRAGNAGGPTATLTLNVLPPVEVQKLPYIPDPVPVKTEILVGAHNCPLWEADKPNMWAQVLKHPERTPALGFYSQENPEVADWETKWAVEHGVNFFIYCWYRASQGGPIEMNFSSAIHDALFKSKFGDIMNFTIMWENQSRGRAGVSDEKDLMGNLLPFWIENYFKRSNYLKIDNKPLLFIYRPEFLIDDLGSEENVVKAFDLMRQACKDAGFDGLYILGEYRGLDAEHLKLMRRIGLDYTFAYVWYVPDNPTPAKAIEAQVDYITKTQQIGIIPQVVTVSQAWSGWHDEGTIWKIPPDDFKTLLGKAKDIIATFPATELGSKMLLLDNWNEWSEGHYLAPYREYGFGYLDAVREVFATMPPPHVDLLPEDIGMGPYDTAYKEHVAREQALKGQLAKHVIKGDTQEPGLIGWWAFDEDLESPIAMDYSGHCLGGKLQNARRTQGIDGNALVCEGGSVEVPNDPRLSPKTALTVECWVKTDVAGQQNTWCVNRVFGGGTSTGYRLGVLDGKPCFEVPLTDWSHHLTAKEPLPTGRWVHLAGTFDGQMLRIYVDGEEEGVMERPGPVHPNAFPLVLGNFAVGHQSHFEGLLDEVRLYDRALSQDEVRTHFLQFKK
- a CDS encoding uroporphyrinogen decarboxylase family protein, which produces MTNRERVLATLRHEQPDFVPYNVEFTQKARAVMVGYFGHSDFETALGNCLTLLDTNPANAWTETAPNVWRDPFGVLWDRSVDKDIGVVCNSLVTPENVHSFELPDPNDSTRYEGFPKSKEQQDDRFIIANLGFSLFERAWTLAGMENVLMGMVAQPEFVHALLDRILEFNLAVIDRACKYAIDAMYFGDDWGSQRGLLMGRDLWRKFILPRARCMYSHVKKHGKFVFIHSCGKVDELFPDLIDAGIDVFNPFQPEVIDVFDAKARYGDRLCFHGGISTQQILPYATPHEVRTHVRQLLERVGENGGLFASPAHAVPGDARPENVAAMLDVLQNQ
- a CDS encoding penicillin acylase family protein produces the protein MIATRDSKREAIRALNFTIWACLAGSLLASAGANDAHKATLFRDTWGTPHVYAETLAEAAYAMGYAQAEDRLEDIYKNVRIATGTLSEVFGPQFAERDYIMRLVGNDELCKKYWTTAPSYITELGDNFMRGVEAYVSEYPDKKPPFAVELHGWQCAAIQRAMMLNWPLETVMRELSRKDKAPSFGSNAFAIGPSRSAEGCPIFLADPHLTWEGMELFYEGRMHAGNVDLCGFWMVGTPLPAVGHSGHVAWAYCVGGPDTADVYMVKLNPQNPLQYQYNGEWREFDVKMTSIAIKDNPTLQKPMVYSLYGPVIAEPDTAKGIAYCGASPYFGESRVLEQLLQMVSAKNCSEFYQALSMLQLVEVNVSFADTEGNIRYLRNGNTPVRPEGYNWSVPVPGGTEATRWKGIHKIDELVQMENPPQGYFVNCNISPENMMKESPMTPDKYKPYLYNVTWDYQTPRGARLVELIDADSSVTKDEAMKYALDVYDISAKPWQKALREALDAHKDLHKSNPDFARAVSVILGWDGFFTRDSKAGPYMRYWRLKCEQSLPMPDIAQGKPLSTENQSLLLDKLDDAVAEMKKVYGTLDITWGDINLIGRNGKYFACPGAEFGGGGQMDRTETVMDVDCREEPKGSGKFVGVGGSHTILLTLLHRDGIESYSILNWGQSADPASPHHVDQAQKLYAERTFKPTWFKKEDLLKNVESEKELTF